From a single Miscanthus floridulus cultivar M001 chromosome 8, ASM1932011v1, whole genome shotgun sequence genomic region:
- the LOC136469905 gene encoding uncharacterized mitochondrial protein AtMg00810-like, whose product MGFKQSAHEAAVYRRGSGCNVLLVGVYVDDLIITGAEEQKVEVFKAQMKKAFDMSDLSLLGFYLSVKVRQDASGIALRQTHYAKRILELDSMTGYNLAHTPMEEKLKLSRESTGEEVDPTHYRRLIGSLRYLVHTRPDIAFVVRYMSRFMERPIMEHL is encoded by the coding sequence ATGGGTTTCAAGCAGAGCGCGCATGAGGCTGCGGTGTACCGACGGGGTAGCGGATGCAACGTTCTATTGGTCGGCGTCTACGTCGATGACCTCATTATCACCGGCGCTGAAGAGCAGAAGGTAGAGGTGTTCAAGGCACAGATGAAGAAGGCATTTGACATGAGCGACCTCAGCCTCCTCGGCTTCTACCTCAGCGTCAAAGTACGCCAAGATGCCAGCGGGATCGCTCTCCGCCAAACCCACTATGCCAAGCGCATCCTCGAGCTTGACAGCATGACAGGCTACAATCTAGCCCACACCCCGATGGAGGAGAAGCTCAAGCTGAGTCGGGAGAGCACGGGGGAGGAGGTCGATCCAACTCATTACCGGCGACTGATCGGGAGCTTGCGCTACCTGGTTCATACCCGCCCAGACATCGCGTTCGTCGTCAGGTACATGAGCCGGTTCATGGAACGACCGATAATGGAGCATCTATAG